One Mycoplasma wenyonii str. Massachusetts DNA window includes the following coding sequences:
- the rpsB gene encoding 30S ribosomal protein S2 — MEEKELVSLEKMVEFDLHLGANTRLWNPKMSPYLIKEGYKRRHVINLERTSEHLKNVYSYLFDLSRSGLEIMFVCSKNKVISEIVKESARRVNAFYITQRWLGGLLTNFKQVNKTLKILSQLDEMLEQDNINQQLTKKEISQLKKKKAKIEKNYDGIKGLTKLPNVLIVFNPINDLIPIQEAHKMNIPVVGIVNSNNNPDLINFSIPANNYSPKSVYLLANLLCDAIAEAVGQETLIAYKEDSLITLPEHLEILNSSTQRST, encoded by the coding sequence ATGGAAGAGAAGGAATTAGTTTCACTAGAAAAAATGGTGGAATTTGATCTTCACTTAGGGGCTAATACTAGACTTTGAAATCCTAAGATGTCTCCTTACTTAATAAAGGAAGGATACAAAAGAAGACATGTAATAAATCTAGAAAGGACCTCCGAACACCTCAAGAATGTTTACTCTTATCTCTTTGATCTTTCTAGATCTGGACTAGAAATAATGTTTGTTTGCTCCAAGAATAAAGTGATCTCTGAGATAGTTAAAGAGTCCGCTAGAAGAGTCAATGCCTTCTATATAACTCAAAGATGACTAGGAGGTTTGTTAACTAACTTTAAGCAAGTAAACAAAACTCTAAAGATACTCTCTCAACTAGATGAGATGCTAGAACAAGACAATATAAATCAACAATTAACTAAGAAAGAAATCTCTCAATTGAAGAAAAAGAAAGCCAAGATAGAAAAGAACTACGATGGTATCAAAGGTTTAACTAAGTTACCCAATGTATTAATAGTCTTTAATCCTATTAATGATCTAATTCCTATTCAAGAGGCTCACAAAATGAACATTCCAGTAGTAGGAATAGTTAATAGTAATAACAATCCAGATCTAATTAATTTCTCTATTCCTGCTAACAATTACTCCCCTAAGTCTGTATATCTATTAGCTAACTTACTTTGTGATGCTATTGCAGAGGCTGTAGGGCAAGAAACTCTAATTGCCTACAAAGAAGATAGTCTTATTACTCTTCCAGAGCATCTAGAGATTCTTAACTCTTCTACTCAAAGATCTACTTAA
- a CDS encoding MFS transporter produces the protein MWLSLFLGYCLFCANWLIFSKLKGSKSADGGGNGGGGGWYETFGTIAEGVPAETVNYSITLARGIFTIPASLILVKLGYRRACLLAFALTTVALPLIFSPHWTVLILGRFVMAAGGTLTIIYISPLLAKLALPAKKQKLATLNGFTYAISGLIVNVLFIIQPVSQFLVKHWKYVASAVAVFSFLPLILFYFYGENFEIVSLNDKLRVEMPDNYSTLLRDKEAWTWIIAYSGLLVVSILCSNFVPARITELVENIKKPLAEKVDWKSLYTVVFFIGTFGGLYFLGKLNPKEIKRTSIVRFSIAIVLFTWVVICSMTLMTHLMKEHTWAQILATVLIFISAFLLAFFGLGIQSVFLYIPLEYKDYNPKKTSIFFSCLWGIGYIILTGYNVIASVINQLGNKIFPSSGQTTSNSKGGVGGIASLVFITMLLILYYVMVRRIRESKPEYMEFRKWIAMNLFSRRASLARLA, from the coding sequence ATGTGACTCTCTCTTTTCCTTGGATATTGTCTTTTCTGTGCAAACTGATTGATTTTCTCTAAGTTAAAGGGGAGTAAGTCCGCTGACGGAGGAGGAAACGGAGGTGGCGGAGGTTGATATGAAACCTTCGGGACAATTGCAGAGGGAGTTCCTGCAGAAACAGTTAACTACTCAATTACTTTAGCTAGAGGGATTTTTACTATCCCAGCCTCTCTAATTCTTGTTAAGTTAGGCTACAGAAGAGCTTGTTTGTTAGCTTTCGCTCTAACAACAGTTGCTCTGCCACTTATATTTAGCCCCCACTGAACAGTCTTGATTCTAGGTAGATTTGTTATGGCCGCCGGAGGAACATTAACCATTATCTATATTTCTCCTCTACTCGCCAAACTAGCCTTACCTGCAAAAAAACAAAAACTAGCCACTCTCAACGGCTTTACCTATGCCATTTCAGGACTAATTGTTAATGTATTGTTCATTATTCAACCCGTCTCTCAATTCTTAGTTAAACACTGAAAATATGTAGCCTCTGCAGTAGCTGTATTCTCTTTCTTACCTTTAATTCTCTTTTATTTCTATGGTGAAAACTTTGAGATAGTTTCACTAAATGACAAGTTGAGAGTTGAAATGCCTGACAACTATTCAACTCTATTAAGAGATAAAGAAGCTTGAACTTGAATTATTGCTTACAGTGGATTATTGGTAGTTTCCATTCTCTGCTCTAACTTTGTTCCTGCAAGAATAACTGAATTAGTTGAGAATATTAAAAAACCTTTAGCCGAAAAAGTTGATTGAAAGAGTCTTTATACAGTTGTTTTCTTCATAGGAACTTTCGGAGGGCTTTATTTCCTAGGAAAACTGAATCCTAAAGAAATAAAGAGAACAAGTATAGTTAGATTCTCCATTGCAATCGTTCTATTCACTTGAGTAGTTATTTGCTCAATGACTTTAATGACTCACCTGATGAAAGAACACACTTGGGCTCAAATACTGGCAACGGTCTTAATCTTTATCTCTGCTTTCTTACTAGCTTTCTTTGGATTAGGAATACAATCAGTCTTTCTTTATATTCCTCTAGAATACAAAGACTACAACCCAAAGAAAACTTCTATCTTCTTTAGCTGTCTTTGAGGAATTGGATACATTATCCTAACCGGTTACAACGTGATTGCTTCTGTAATTAATCAGCTTGGAAATAAGATTTTTCCTTCCTCCGGCCAAACAACTAGCAACAGCAAAGGTGGAGTAGGTGGTATTGCCTCCCTTGTCTTCATAACTATGCTATTAATTCTTTACTATGTGATGGTTAGAAGAATAAGAGAGTCTAAGCCAGAATATATGGAATTCAGGAAGTGAATCGCAATGAACTTATTCTCCAGAAGAGCTTCTTTGGCTAGACTAGCTTAG
- a CDS encoding CTP synthase — protein MKIIFLTGGVYSSLGKGVILSSIGKVLQFEGYKCNVLKFDPYLNYNSKFLSPLQHGEVFVTKDGEETDLDLGHYERFLGIELDSHSCYTTGKIFQRLLDKERRGEYDGKTVQVAPHLVNEILLTLEHFRESGTEILLIELGGTVFDLEQKPFILAASQMKKRKGDELTFVHLAPLLHLSHNNEKKTKPIQHSLALLAQLGIVPDLLILKGDKEISEAELSKISFNFPAIPEENILSAPYLLDIYEIPLQLYQTEKLFEKISPILKLDSVSRDVEKGKQYLKEWIDFNEQIKAPKKYQLRVAIVGKYSNSPESYYSIIQSLKFAGYKLSAELSIELIQSAELTSEEQLEGFQAICVPPGFGNKSLNGIFLAIKYAREKKIPFLGICFGMQLAVIEYFRNVLGLEADSVELNPNTSCPIFTSWSEKQEMRLGNRTITFDPASKIAQIYEISEKVTRHRNKYVLNLELAKEKLASDSELIFSASEGEIVEAIELKNHPFFIGVQYHPEFNSRPNDPEKLFLALIEKTIEQNY, from the coding sequence ATGAAAATTATCTTTCTCACTGGAGGGGTTTATTCTTCCTTAGGAAAAGGAGTCATTCTCTCTTCAATTGGTAAAGTCTTACAGTTTGAGGGATATAAGTGCAATGTTCTTAAGTTTGATCCATATTTAAACTACAACTCTAAATTTCTTTCTCCCTTACAACACGGAGAAGTCTTTGTTACTAAAGACGGAGAGGAAACAGACTTAGATCTAGGTCACTATGAGAGATTCTTAGGAATAGAGCTAGATTCTCATTCCTGTTACACCACAGGAAAAATATTCCAAAGACTACTGGATAAAGAAAGAAGAGGGGAATATGATGGCAAGACTGTTCAGGTAGCCCCACACTTAGTCAATGAGATTCTCTTAACCCTAGAACACTTTAGAGAATCTGGTACTGAGATTCTCTTAATTGAGTTAGGAGGTACTGTATTTGATCTAGAACAAAAGCCTTTTATACTTGCAGCTTCTCAAATGAAAAAGAGAAAGGGAGATGAACTAACTTTTGTTCACTTAGCCCCTTTACTTCACTTAAGTCACAATAATGAGAAGAAAACAAAACCTATTCAACACTCACTTGCTCTACTAGCGCAACTAGGAATAGTTCCAGATCTACTGATACTTAAGGGAGATAAAGAGATTAGTGAGGCTGAGCTCTCTAAGATAAGCTTTAACTTTCCTGCAATTCCAGAAGAAAATATTCTCTCAGCCCCTTATCTCCTAGATATATATGAGATTCCCCTACAACTCTATCAAACTGAGAAGTTATTTGAGAAGATCTCTCCTATTCTCAAGCTAGATTCTGTTTCCAGAGATGTAGAAAAAGGGAAACAATATCTCAAAGAGTGAATTGACTTCAATGAACAAATTAAAGCCCCCAAGAAATATCAACTAAGAGTTGCTATTGTAGGGAAGTACTCTAACTCTCCTGAGTCTTACTACTCTATAATTCAGTCACTTAAGTTTGCAGGATACAAACTATCTGCAGAGCTTTCTATTGAGTTAATTCAGTCTGCTGAATTAACTTCAGAAGAGCAACTAGAAGGATTTCAAGCCATTTGTGTTCCTCCCGGATTTGGAAATAAGTCACTAAACGGTATCTTCTTAGCTATTAAGTATGCAAGAGAGAAAAAGATTCCTTTCTTAGGTATTTGTTTTGGAATGCAATTAGCTGTAATTGAATACTTTAGAAATGTTTTGGGTCTAGAGGCTGATAGTGTTGAGTTGAACCCAAACACCTCTTGTCCTATCTTTACCTCTTGAAGTGAAAAGCAAGAGATGAGATTAGGAAATAGAACTATTACTTTTGATCCAGCAAGCAAAATAGCTCAAATTTATGAAATCTCTGAAAAAGTAACAAGACACAGAAATAAATATGTTTTGAATCTAGAGTTAGCTAAAGAGAAATTAGCTTCAGATTCTGAGTTAATATTCTCAGCCTCAGAAGGTGAGATTGTTGAGGCTATTGAGCTTAAGAACCATCCTTTCTTTATAGGAGTTCAATATCATCCAGAGTTCAACTCAAGACCAAATGATCCAGAGAAGTTATTCTTAGCTCTAATTGAAAAAACTATTGAGCAAAACTATTAG
- the rbfA gene encoding 30S ribosome-binding factor RbfA, translating into MSILNERLSKEIYVVLKRIWLEELDEQFYSFIGINHIRLSKNLTNITVFIELELLKKDYPKQDIFAKLEKLTPFFKRQLVHKLNLPPHLKLSFREDLFIQKAKRVEELINSSLSSS; encoded by the coding sequence ATGTCTATCCTAAATGAAAGACTTTCAAAAGAAATCTATGTGGTCTTAAAAAGAATCTGACTGGAAGAGTTAGATGAACAGTTCTATTCTTTTATAGGAATTAACCACATAAGACTTAGTAAGAATCTAACTAATATAACTGTTTTTATTGAGTTAGAGTTACTCAAAAAGGATTATCCGAAACAAGATATATTTGCTAAATTAGAGAAACTCACTCCTTTTTTTAAGAGGCAGTTAGTTCACAAGTTAAATCTCCCTCCACACCTAAAACTTAGTTTCAGAGAAGATCTATTTATTCAAAAGGCTAAAAGAGTTGAAGAATTAATTAATAGTTCTTTGAGTTCTAGCTAA
- a CDS encoding NusA N-terminal domain-containing protein, with the protein MAKERVAINHKHFLDAVSKLSVQYSLSTSKIASFLEEAFKTVFERENADSKLKIEIDLEKCYIKLWRELKVVSEKYFYGEGMEDSGCFIPTSALTTKEKKEYKEGDIYLEDIHLNQLDTRIVKNILFQFQKLTLETANKKIYDKWIERKGEVFEGMVEKVFETKEKLPKEAIVSLIDPNNELDSTRGVVHRIDFVQTLSNAGYRIYESLVPGKIYQFQIKDVLEEASGQHPILLSRTSPEIVKYLMKKHISEIHDGLVEIKAISRVSGIKSKLLVSTKNNNIDPVGCCIGPKGNRLKIVSSQLLNERIDVILWNEDPIRNIVNGFAGAQILGYKVLDKVEGEEENSILLITTLENLLLAIGRRGINVKLVSMLTGWKIFLKTIQEAKAERIEYTPIDENWDSKTSDVSGRLYKFHKFKFEEETNSKK; encoded by the coding sequence ATGGCAAAGGAGAGAGTAGCAATTAATCACAAACATTTCTTAGATGCTGTTTCTAAGCTATCTGTTCAATATTCTCTTAGTACTTCTAAGATTGCTTCATTCTTAGAAGAAGCCTTTAAGACTGTATTTGAGAGAGAGAATGCAGATAGTAAGTTAAAGATAGAGATTGACCTAGAAAAGTGTTACATAAAACTGTGAAGAGAGCTCAAAGTAGTCAGTGAAAAATACTTTTATGGAGAAGGGATGGAAGACTCTGGTTGTTTTATTCCCACTTCAGCATTAACCACTAAGGAAAAAAAAGAATATAAAGAAGGAGATATCTATCTAGAAGATATTCACTTAAACCAACTAGATACCAGAATAGTAAAAAATATTCTCTTTCAGTTTCAAAAACTAACTTTAGAAACTGCTAACAAAAAGATATATGACAAGTGAATAGAGAGAAAGGGAGAGGTCTTTGAGGGAATGGTTGAAAAAGTCTTTGAAACCAAAGAAAAACTCCCTAAAGAAGCTATAGTCTCTCTAATTGATCCAAATAATGAACTAGATAGTACTAGGGGGGTAGTACACAGAATTGACTTTGTTCAAACTCTCTCAAATGCTGGTTACAGAATATATGAGAGTCTAGTTCCAGGAAAGATCTATCAATTCCAAATTAAAGATGTATTGGAAGAGGCTTCAGGGCAACACCCTATCTTACTATCCAGAACTAGTCCAGAGATAGTTAAGTATCTAATGAAAAAACACATCTCAGAAATTCATGATGGTCTAGTAGAGATTAAGGCAATCTCTAGAGTTTCTGGTATTAAGAGTAAGTTATTAGTTAGTACCAAGAATAACAATATAGACCCTGTAGGTTGTTGTATAGGCCCTAAAGGTAATAGACTAAAGATTGTTTCCTCTCAACTCTTAAATGAGAGAATAGATGTAATTCTCTGAAATGAAGATCCAATAAGAAATATTGTTAATGGATTTGCAGGAGCACAAATACTTGGTTACAAGGTACTAGATAAGGTAGAAGGGGAAGAAGAAAACTCCATTCTTCTTATTACTACCCTAGAGAACTTACTACTAGCTATTGGTAGAAGAGGTATTAATGTAAAGCTTGTTTCAATGCTTACTGGTTGAAAGATATTCTTGAAGACTATTCAAGAAGCAAAAGCAGAAAGAATTGAATATACACCTATAGATGAAAATTGAGACTCTAAGACCTCAGATGTTTCAGGAAGACTATATAAATTCCATAAATTCAAATTTGAAGAAGAAACAAACTCTAAGAAATAG
- a CDS encoding transcription antitermination factor NusB has translation MGEAKKLSRHRKRISICEAIYSNLVLSSLNSNSTKYLESGFERKIYQRYIEQKEIYLSEINQLLKSGWDVDRLNLSILAVLLAIFTEYEVFKTAPAVLIHQAVELAKKYGEDDYKLVHALLDNYLKKFNNQKNNNLKPLSHNN, from the coding sequence GTGGGAGAGGCAAAAAAACTCTCCAGACATAGAAAGCGTATTTCTATTTGTGAGGCTATCTATTCTAACTTAGTACTAAGCTCTTTAAACTCAAATAGTACTAAGTATTTAGAAAGTGGTTTTGAGAGAAAGATATACCAAAGATATATTGAACAAAAAGAGATATATCTCTCTGAAATTAATCAATTATTAAAGTCTGGTTGAGATGTTGATAGACTTAATCTCAGCATACTTGCTGTTCTCTTAGCTATATTTACTGAATATGAAGTATTTAAGACAGCTCCCGCAGTCTTAATTCACCAAGCAGTAGAGTTAGCTAAAAAGTATGGTGAAGATGACTACAAGTTGGTTCATGCCTTATTAGATAACTACCTTAAGAAATTCAACAACCAGAAGAACAACAATCTGAAACCTCTAAGCCACAACAATTAG
- the nadD gene encoding nicotinate (nicotinamide) nucleotide adenylyltransferase: MYPAKKWKIGLFGGSFNPPHMAHTLLAQFAIKQLKLDLLIFIPSFKSVDKVEQEYLEGEKRAYMLSLSKTKYLSVISNFELNLRKPVESVVTVRHFKERFPEDELYFLLGSDHCATLNGWDGIEEIFQLTTPVIFKRKGSSTELDSLKHLDRKLLEKVIFLPNRFFPHSSTAVREQKKYSLLHKKVKSYLKSQLS, translated from the coding sequence ATGTATCCAGCTAAGAAGTGAAAGATAGGCTTATTTGGAGGCTCTTTTAATCCTCCACATATGGCTCACACACTATTAGCTCAGTTTGCAATTAAACAATTAAAGTTAGATCTCTTAATCTTTATTCCTAGCTTTAAGTCTGTTGATAAGGTAGAACAAGAGTATTTAGAGGGGGAGAAGAGAGCTTATATGCTCTCTCTTTCCAAGACTAAATACTTATCTGTTATTTCTAACTTTGAGTTGAATCTAAGAAAACCTGTAGAGTCTGTAGTTACTGTTAGACACTTTAAAGAGAGATTTCCTGAGGATGAACTTTATTTCTTATTAGGGTCGGATCACTGTGCAACTCTAAATGGTTGAGATGGTATAGAAGAAATTTTTCAACTAACTACTCCAGTGATATTTAAGAGAAAAGGTAGTTCAACTGAGTTAGATTCTTTGAAACACTTAGATAGAAAGTTACTGGAGAAAGTTATATTTCTGCCTAATCGTTTCTTTCCTCATTCCTCAACAGCAGTTAGGGAGCAAAAGAAATATAGTTTGTTACACAAAAAAGTGAAAAGCTATCTAAAGTCTCAACTAAGCTAG
- the hisS gene encoding histidine--tRNA ligase — MIKEPRGTRTLFSEELNKREGLVKELSSWASSLGFSKIQTPTFENSSLYIDQSAPENEILKKELFFLRDESLALKPEETASVARAVTSGKLLFSNPTPLKFFYSSQCFRHERPQKQRFREFTQFGLEIIKASSWVYEVELIYMLDSLFREKFQLDSLKLRVNYLSNKETRSKWTKALTAYFSENNEGLSSNSLKRIKTNPIRILDDERDSSLEIVQKAPKIEQFLSEEEREKSSKIKTLLSELGLNYHWDESLVRGLDYYTGTVFEWNYKGLGIAGGGRYDELFNKFGLKDIPCVGLAIGIERLLNTLEESGFNWPKKLDKRVYFCNLLSEVEPRILRLAKKLRDSGIELESNWELQELKSHFRFSERLNIKWLLIYGAKEQSENKVILKEQNQKSQSSFELENPEELVKELNKLMT; from the coding sequence GTGATAAAAGAGCCTAGAGGAACAAGAACTTTATTCTCTGAAGAGCTAAATAAGAGAGAGGGTTTAGTTAAGGAATTAAGTTCTTGAGCAAGCTCTTTAGGATTTAGTAAGATTCAAACTCCTACATTCGAGAATAGCTCTTTGTATATTGATCAATCAGCGCCTGAGAATGAAATACTCAAAAAAGAGTTGTTCTTCCTAAGAGATGAAAGTCTAGCCTTAAAGCCCGAAGAAACTGCTTCAGTCGCAAGAGCGGTTACTTCTGGGAAATTACTTTTTTCTAATCCAACTCCTCTTAAGTTTTTTTATTCCTCCCAGTGCTTTAGACATGAAAGACCACAGAAACAAAGATTCAGAGAGTTCACACAATTTGGATTAGAGATAATAAAGGCTAGTTCTTGAGTCTACGAAGTTGAGTTAATTTATATGCTTGACTCTTTGTTTAGAGAGAAATTCCAGCTAGATAGTCTCAAACTAAGAGTTAACTATCTCTCTAATAAAGAAACTAGGTCTAAGTGAACTAAGGCACTTACTGCTTATTTCTCTGAGAACAATGAAGGTTTAAGTTCCAACTCTCTAAAGAGAATAAAGACTAATCCAATAAGAATATTGGATGACGAGAGAGACTCTTCTCTGGAGATAGTTCAAAAAGCACCTAAGATAGAACAATTTCTTAGTGAAGAAGAGAGAGAAAAGAGCTCTAAGATAAAGACTCTTTTAAGTGAATTAGGCCTTAACTATCACTGAGATGAAAGCTTAGTTAGAGGGTTAGATTACTATACTGGAACTGTATTTGAGTGAAATTACAAAGGATTAGGAATTGCTGGGGGAGGGAGATATGATGAATTATTTAATAAGTTTGGACTAAAAGATATTCCTTGTGTTGGATTAGCAATTGGAATTGAAAGACTATTAAACACACTAGAAGAAAGTGGATTTAATTGACCAAAGAAGTTAGACAAAAGGGTTTACTTTTGTAACTTACTTTCCGAAGTAGAGCCTAGAATACTTAGATTAGCTAAGAAATTAAGAGATAGTGGAATAGAACTTGAATCTAATTGAGAGTTACAAGAGCTTAAGTCTCACTTTAGATTCTCTGAGAGACTAAATATTAAGTGACTTTTAATTTATGGAGCAAAGGAACAAAGTGAAAATAAGGTAATACTTAAGGAACAGAATCAAAAGTCTCAAAGCTCATTTGAGTTAGAGAATCCAGAAGAATTAGTTAAAGAGCTAAATAAATTAATGACTTAG
- a CDS encoding DUF1967 domain-containing protein, which produces MNYIRLELKAGRGGDGIISWAKTRYNSRLGPAGGNGGDGGNIYLVVDSKYSDFSHLKNAEKKAPNGSNGQKDNKSGSAGSDIYLKIPENTEIYDLDRKIRKLPLKKKEAKLLICKGGRGGKGNSSFKNAQFQAPWLYELGEEGEKLNLLLIKEEVNYVGIISLSGESLSKELIEKLQELTSEKDQIIFCSFPFAIFEKEPIKHFYLKELELCKTLLLAIEYPSENWKQEQKQLDKTLRRLGFYSYRTIFVSENSQLIPQDKELTPCSWKNSELKHIYNQLTKDLKKVSQLPCFKPKGVIEDDYIEYSDELLPDKEDYKIVKVPGGWEVSSKRLNYWSTRIPQTTLHNIERLKTKLRVEEIIKQIKKSGGIKGETLRICNYTTNIY; this is translated from the coding sequence GTGAACTATATTAGGTTAGAGTTAAAGGCTGGTAGAGGAGGAGATGGAATTATCTCTTGAGCTAAGACTAGATACAACTCAAGATTAGGTCCTGCAGGTGGTAATGGGGGAGATGGTGGAAATATTTATCTAGTAGTTGACTCTAAGTACTCTGATTTCTCTCACCTAAAGAATGCAGAGAAAAAAGCACCAAATGGGTCTAATGGACAAAAAGACAACAAATCAGGTAGTGCCGGTTCAGATATCTATCTGAAAATACCTGAAAACACAGAGATATACGATCTAGACAGAAAAATAAGAAAGTTACCACTTAAGAAAAAAGAAGCAAAGCTTCTTATTTGTAAGGGCGGAAGAGGGGGAAAAGGTAATTCTTCCTTCAAGAATGCTCAATTTCAAGCCCCTTGACTTTATGAACTAGGAGAAGAGGGGGAGAAACTCAATCTCTTACTAATAAAAGAAGAAGTTAATTATGTGGGAATTATCTCTTTATCCGGAGAGAGCCTCTCTAAAGAATTAATTGAGAAATTACAAGAACTTACTTCCGAGAAAGATCAAATTATCTTTTGTTCTTTCCCTTTTGCTATCTTTGAAAAAGAGCCAATTAAACACTTCTATCTAAAAGAGTTAGAACTTTGTAAGACTCTTTTACTAGCCATAGAATATCCAAGTGAGAATTGAAAACAAGAACAAAAGCAGCTAGATAAAACTCTCAGGAGACTAGGTTTTTATTCCTATAGAACCATCTTTGTCTCTGAAAACTCTCAACTCATCCCTCAAGATAAAGAACTAACTCCTTGCTCTTGAAAAAACTCAGAGCTTAAACACATTTACAACCAATTAACCAAAGACTTAAAGAAAGTCTCTCAACTACCTTGTTTTAAGCCCAAGGGAGTTATTGAAGATGACTATATAGAATACTCTGATGAACTCCTTCCAGATAAAGAAGACTACAAGATAGTTAAGGTTCCAGGAGGTTGAGAAGTTAGTTCCAAGAGACTCAACTATTGAAGCACTAGAATTCCCCAAACCACCTTACATAATATAGAGAGATTGAAAACTAAATTAAGAGTAGAGGAGATTATTAAACAAATTAAAAAGTCCGGAGGGATAAAGGGAGAGACACTTAGGATATGTAATTACACTACGAATATTTACTAA
- the infB gene encoding translation initiation factor IF-2 — protein sequence MDSFQYNNRAVSVKFFASQTQIPVVEIIKYFFLRGVEMKINSWLDERYCRELCEEFGLKFLKAEQAQRKNLYSEELLAKEGAEEEWVKKYPVVAVMGHVNHGKTTLLDQIRKTNVAEHEYSNITQHISSYQVKFQDNLITFLDTPGHEIFQKLRELGGVIADIIVLVISIEDGVQSQTKEVIKYFKQNNLKLIIFVNKIDRGESALGALKESLTQEGVELEEYGGEVILVKGSARSGLGIPELLETITVISEVENYCTTLSPPAIGIILESRIEKGLGPVAEIITIRGTLNSGDYIAGEKLFCKLKTIQGEKKEKITKLVPATPATIAGFDQLPIPGTRFFSFANKNEAQEHYQTQTKKLQEGYDFKDALSIAESDNPTHFSFIIKSKVLGSSEAIKSFLSKFKYSILSIGSGELTEADLKEATVKKAIIINFEQKIPKKLEPQIEFLNIPIWSIRSVYELEERIEEHIEKNRIIERVEKVVGRCKVIRLWTHSKIGTIAGCSVIYGSIKIENKIKLIREGNLLTKTTIKSFKTENFEIKVAEEGKECGIVLNNWNNIEIDDVIESYEVIERKL from the coding sequence ATGGATAGCTTTCAATACAATAACAGGGCAGTTTCAGTTAAGTTCTTTGCTAGTCAAACTCAAATACCTGTTGTTGAAATCATTAAATATTTCTTTCTCAGGGGGGTTGAGATGAAGATTAACTCTTGATTAGATGAAAGATATTGCAGAGAGCTTTGTGAAGAATTTGGACTTAAGTTCTTAAAAGCAGAGCAGGCTCAAAGAAAGAATCTCTACTCAGAAGAGCTTTTAGCTAAAGAAGGAGCAGAAGAAGAGTGAGTTAAGAAATATCCAGTGGTTGCAGTAATGGGTCATGTAAACCACGGAAAAACTACCTTACTAGACCAAATAAGAAAGACTAATGTTGCAGAACATGAGTATTCCAATATCACTCAACATATCTCTTCTTATCAAGTTAAGTTCCAAGACAATCTCATTACCTTTTTAGATACTCCGGGTCACGAGATCTTTCAAAAGCTGAGAGAGCTAGGTGGAGTTATTGCAGACATTATTGTTCTAGTTATCTCCATAGAAGATGGAGTTCAATCCCAAACAAAAGAGGTAATTAAATACTTTAAGCAAAATAACTTAAAGCTAATCATTTTTGTTAACAAGATTGATAGAGGTGAATCTGCCCTAGGTGCACTTAAGGAATCTCTAACTCAAGAGGGAGTAGAACTAGAAGAATATGGAGGAGAGGTTATTCTAGTTAAAGGTTCTGCTAGATCAGGATTAGGTATTCCAGAACTACTAGAGACAATTACAGTTATCTCAGAGGTTGAGAATTACTGCACAACCTTGAGTCCTCCAGCTATAGGAATAATCTTGGAATCTCGAATAGAAAAGGGATTAGGTCCTGTTGCTGAGATTATCACTATTAGAGGTACTCTAAACTCTGGAGACTATATAGCAGGAGAAAAGCTCTTCTGCAAGCTCAAAACTATTCAAGGAGAGAAGAAGGAAAAGATAACTAAGTTAGTTCCAGCAACTCCAGCAACTATTGCAGGCTTTGATCAATTACCAATCCCAGGAACTAGATTCTTTTCTTTCGCAAATAAGAACGAAGCGCAAGAGCACTACCAAACTCAAACTAAAAAGTTACAAGAAGGTTATGACTTCAAAGATGCTCTCTCTATTGCAGAGTCAGATAACCCAACTCACTTTTCTTTCATTATTAAAAGTAAGGTTTTAGGCTCTTCTGAAGCTATTAAGTCCTTTCTCTCTAAGTTCAAATATTCAATACTCTCTATAGGTTCAGGGGAGTTAACTGAAGCTGACTTAAAAGAAGCTACAGTTAAGAAGGCAATAATTATTAACTTTGAGCAAAAGATACCTAAGAAGTTAGAACCACAAATAGAGTTCTTAAATATTCCTATTTGGTCTATTAGATCTGTTTATGAGCTAGAAGAGAGAATAGAAGAACACATAGAGAAAAATAGGATTATTGAGAGAGTTGAAAAAGTTGTTGGTAGATGTAAGGTTATTAGACTCTGAACTCACTCAAAGATTGGTACTATTGCAGGTTGTTCAGTCATTTATGGTTCTATAAAGATAGAAAATAAAATCAAGCTAATTAGGGAGGGAAACCTCCTTACTAAGACAACTATTAAGTCCTTCAAGACAGAAAACTTTGAGATTAAAGTAGCCGAAGAAGGAAAAGAATGTGGTATTGTGCTAAATAACTGAAACAATATAGAGATTGATGATGTTATAGAGAGTTATGAAGTTATAGAAAGAAAGCTCTAA